Sequence from the Drosophila innubila isolate TH190305 chromosome 3L unlocalized genomic scaffold, UK_Dinn_1.0 0_D_3L, whole genome shotgun sequence genome:
TTACTTGAATTAAAGTTGTAATTCTAACAAACTTTTATCTGATTGCAGCAACCGGATAATAACGGAAATCCCACAACTCCCGCTGCAGAGCCGAGCAGCACAACACGCTTGTTTGTAGCACTCGAGGAGGAGCTGCGTCAGGCAAAagctggagcagcagctgtaGCTGGAGgagcaactgcaacggcaacgagaacaacgacaacaacgacaaccagcagtggaagcagcagcagcacaaacACCTCGGATTCCTGGCACATATCCATTAATCAGTTTATAGCAACTGCTTTGACATGTGAATGCATTGTGAAGGCATTCCAATCCCAGACTCGCATTGTGGAGCAGATTGAGTTGTTGCAGAAGAAGCGACGTAAATGTTTGTCCACTAATTATAGCTACTGAATCCTCTTCAACTGTAATCACATATTCCCACAAGAACCCAATGTATTAGCCATATAAAGAAAGTCCCCCCCAAATAGAACTGTGCAATGCGACTTTAGCTTTTAACCGTATCCCGttttctatatacatataaatgtgtgtattcGTATCTTACCCTATTAGTTAAGCCAATTGTTTGTGAATATAGTTCTATTATACctattatacatattaaatatatataataatacaagTCTAACGtagtttttggcattttatttcaaaatctgtacagattataaataaattactgcTTGAAAAGAGTACTTAAGTTCCCCACAGTTTAtgaacaaatttcatatgatatAAATAATCGGAAAATCTTTTAAACGCCTTGGGACAGTGCTCACATTTATAAGGGAGATCGCCAGAATGAAGCAATCTGTGcttttcaaaattatgttttagaTTAAACGCCTTTGAGCAGTGCTCACACTTGTAGGGACGATCGGCAGAATGAATAACTTTGTGACTGTTTAAACTGTGTATGGTTCTAAATGCCTTTGAACAATTCTCACATTTGTAGGGACGATCATTAGAATGACTCAGTCTATGGTGTTTTAAATTGCGTTTATTTGTAAACACCTGAGAACAGATCTCACATTTGTAAAGTCGATCGTCATAATGATTATATCTGTGCCTTTCTAAACTGTATTTATGCTTAAAAGATTCAGGACACTGCTCACACTTATATGCCCGTTCGTCAGAATGAATCTCCATGTGCACCTTTAATACAAAGTTGGCGTTGAATGCCTTCGGACACTTGTCGCATTTGTAGGGACGCTCATTAGAATGAATCCGAAAGTGCCTTTTTAATGAACTTTTAACCTTAAAAACCTTCGGGCACTGATCGCATTTGAAGGGACGTTCTTCAAAATATCGTTCTTTTGGCACTTCATCCTCAGCCagaatttcatttgattcttCAATCACAGTTTGATTTGATGCATCTTTGGTTGAGACTCCTTCACTGTTCCTTGAGTTAGCTTCATTCGTTACGTTTGTTATTGagcatattttaaagttatcaCCATCCTCAGTGTCATCCGGTTCTGGCTTGATGCAAACTTCTGCGAGACACGAATCGCCTGTAATAAGCTCCCCGATGTCGGGCTTCTGTTCACATTCGCTCAGGAGTTccataaaatacatttgacTTTGCTCGCATCTAAGTTTGAATTCAAATGCTTTCTTGGCAGCCGAAATGCAAGGCCCACATATGTTTTGGGGCAACGAATCCATTTCCCTGATTATACAGTTGGTACAAGACTCCAGCATAGCTATAAGGAATGGCTCATTATGCGTGTGCTCTCGCTCGGCGAAGATATTCTCAAGTGTGGTGCAGTTCAACGTGCAAAAGCGACAAACTTCATCCAtttcgtattttatttatttatttgtttattccGATTTAGAGAAGGCAAAACAGATGTTTACATTTCCaacatgcataaatatatcGATTGTAACTGCAATTGTACATGGGCGATAGGTATTGATAAGCACACCAACATAATTTATCGGTCGCGATGTGAATGCTGTGCTTATCGGTGCATCAGAACATATTTATCGGCACATCTGACACTTTTAAAGTTCAATGGCGGGAAAATATTtgtccttttttattttgtaaaaagtgGCTGAAAATAACATTACATTACAAATAAATGAGCATGAATTTCTGGAATCTTAGACATATAAAATGATAGATTTTTCAGATATGTGTCGGAACATTTTAATCCCGGCTGAGCTAGTTTTAAGAATGAAAGATTTATCCAGATAAAGGCTTATTTTGAggtaatttatttcaatatattgacaaatatatatacataaattttattactatGCCATGTCTACATCCTCAAGCTGCTTTGAGTTCCTACGTGAATTTGCAGAAGACTCCTGGCGAGCATGCTCGGCGCTGCGCACAAGGCATTCCTCATAGTTCCACTTGGGGAAGACACGTTTGTAGAGATACATGAATGCCGTATCGTAGGAACGCAGCTGGCCATCGAAATAGCACTTCATGTGTCCGTGCGTGCCCAGGGATTCCTTAATGTGACCCAGACGACCGCATTTGGTGCGTAGTTTCACCGGCTTAAAGTACTCGACGTCCTCCTTGTAGAAGAACATGTAGCGTATGGTGGCTGATTTGCGATTAATGCGCATTGGATGACCACTTAGCACCACACGCTTCAGCACAATGCGATCCGGATTGCAAGAGAGTAGACGACCACGGGCAACCAAGGCCAGCGTTGAATCCGGATTCACCTTAAAAGCGAGCACAGCGGCGGGTGGAAACTGTATGGGTGCATAGAAAGTGGCGCAAACAGTTTCATACGGCCGGAAGAACCTCTCGAACTTATGCTTATCCCCATTGGTGTGCTGGCTGTAAATGGGATTCACAACGAAGCGACGATAGCCACATTGCACAATCAGTTGCTCCTTGGACTTGAGTGGCACCTCAGAGTCTGGAATACGCTGCAGCACAACATTCATCACACACATCTGGTGCTCGTGTGGCAACATGCCATAAACAATCACATTATCGGTGAGCTGGCCGGATCTGAACGCACTCCAACGGCTGGCGGGCACATTGATGACATGCAGTGTGATGTATAAGCCAGGctagaatttaaattgattcaatTACTTGTTGATTAGtcagtttatttaattcaaaactcACCAATACACCCTCGAACTCCTTGGCCTCGGTGAGAATGCGTCGCTTGGTGCGATCAAAGTTCTTGAACTGATAGATGCGCGCATAATCGCTGGGCAGATTCTCTTTGGTGTCCCAGGGTGAGGTGCGGAACGATTCGAGGCCGCGATACTTCTGGAATCGCTCGTGGGCGGGCACATCTAGCGGTGTGTCGATCTCGTCGGGCCACAGCTGATCCGTGCGAGCTTGCTGCAGTTTCTGCATTGTTTCACGCTCCTCCTGGAAATCCATTTGTTGATCGTACTTTTCATCATTTAAGGCAGCTTCCGAGGAGACGGAAACACTGTCCAAATACTCTTCCGTTTCCGAGTCGCGTTTCTCGCACTCATCTTCAAAGGATTTATTATCACAGGACATAAAGTCCTCGTCATCCTCATTGCCACTCatatcgtcatcgtcatcatcctcatcgtcGTCATCCTCCTGATCTTCCACTTCCTCCACATCGGGAATCCAGGCGGCCTGGTATTCACTGTAACCTTTTGGAACACGTTTTATTAGACGTATTTTCTTGGTTTCCTTTTGTGAAGCCTCGATTTCCTCTTCTGTTGGCCAGGTTTGCTCCGCATCCATGGGATCTGGTATATTCTCGCTCTGCAGCGAAGTTTGCTTCGCTGGATTACTTCGATCAAGCAAACGCACCTCAGCCGCCTCTCCCTCACGGCTCTTGTCCAGCTTGTAGGGATCAGGTGGCGCATCGACTTGACCCAGTTGATAGTCACCAAGGCCGGGTATGTGGACCAGTCCATTTACATTCAAGGACTGTCCACGCAGATAGCCAGTTATTTTCAGTGTTCCCAGCTCCCCATTCGGCACATATTCTACGAGGTCACCAAATAAATGTGGACGATTGCTAACATTGTGCAGGACACGCAACTTCTGTCCACCAATGCGTCGCATCACATTCAATCCTTCGGCAGCGCTATCCAACTGCATCACCTTCTCCTCTGGCAGCAGCTTGGAGATAAACTTCTGTGCCGCCTGCTTTGTGGCCGTGCGACGTTTGGGATTAATGGATTCCAGATCCATCAGTGCCACAACCGGAGTCGGTATGCCTTGTGCTGAAATCATGTTGAACACACGCTGTCCCCAACGATCAAAGATCTCGTCGTCCCCAAAGGCAGCCGAGGTCAGCATCAGTGTGGTGTCGCACACCTTCAGGTAATCCAGAGCAATCAGTTCATTGCCACGCCCCACGGGAGGCACAACAAAGGCGAAGCGCTGCTTGAAGCGCGGCAGATTCATGTAAACAATGCCGCTCGAGGATTTCTCCACAACGATCTCACTGTCGCAGCTCTCGAGAATGGCCAGCGCCGAGTTGGCATCGATCTGCTCGTGCATCGGCAGCAGACACACCAAAAAGGGAGCGGTGTTCTGTCCGCCCAGTTGACGCTTCTGCTGCAGAACTTCATCGCGTTTGTTTTTGCGCAGCTGATTCAGTTGATTGCGTCGCTGCTCcttgcgctgctgctgcttgtgctTGTGCGAGATGGCTTTTAGTCCGACTTTGCCtaagtaaaacaataaataaacaatttaaaaatgtttccaTGCACTTGTtgaaacacaaacacactcacctTTAAGTGCATTGTCGATAGCTCCTTTGGAACGATGACGCCCGGTTTTGTGAGCCTTGTTTGTCTGTTTCAAAGGCCCAGGCCGATGAAACGCATTATCCGCCATAATTTGGCTAATTTATTGTCCtagtttaaaacaaaatatcaatattttcaCACTGTGTTATTAAAACGAGGCGAGCACATGTTCCATCAACAATTATCGATAATAATGGCAGTCGATGacaaattaaatcaagtgTGGTCACACTCAACTTTAAGTGTTGCAAAATGCGACACATACTGGTATGAAAGGGAGCACAATGTGGCgcgcaaattcaaatttatacaaaaagttACCTGAGAGcagcatatataaaataataaacaataatatgcaatcttaaatagttaatttggtaaaaataatttttttcctgTAAACCAGCTGAAAAATTCAAAGGCAAATAAAACAcagtaatttgtttttaaaccaCATtcaatgtaaatatgtatttgttgttatggtatatttttaatacattacATATATGTCCGTATGCATGCAAGACTAGACAAGCAGCTTGCTTAAACATAACGCtgcttattttatatatacgtAAGTTTACTTTTTAGTATATGATATAAGTATGCGTTGGTTTTCCGAATGCATCCGTAGTTgaatagtagtagtagtaagtAACTgcatataatttgtattgcaTATAGAACATGCCAAAGTTTACATAGAGTTTTTAActaacttaattgcatagagTATTTAATAGATACATTTTGGGtttgtgtaaataatttaaaatagttttaagtagTATTAaacatttctgttttttttttttttattttgtttaggtGTGTGGGTTTTAAAACTTAACGGTAGGCATAACACTTAACGTTTCATAAAAAACAGAAGTctcaataaatttacataattaaatagtagaagttttgttttaatttttttcagttaagGTAAATTGAGTGATTGTTTCTCATTAATTGGGTTTGGTTCAATCTAGGTTGGTTGCTCCATGGCAATgcctttatatttatatttatatgcatgtatgtatgtattgttacattcaatttgttgtttatatttcaCATATTGTATGGCCACTAACAGCGCTATTATAATAGATACGAATTTCCACATCGCAATAGTCTCGACGACGTGTTGGACAAATCTCAATGTAGCATGATTTTGCTGCGCTTTCAGAATTTCCACCAAGAGTTCTCTTCTCATAGGGACTTTTACCGTTGTCCCtaccaaaaataaagtatgcacttgtatatagatatatatatatgtatgtatgtatatatgtattcaatgtatatattaatcaatatttatgctaTCAAAACGGCCAAACAATGCACACAGCTTTTCCCCCCCACATTGCGagcaattttgtaaaaaattatacattccCAAAATGCGAGAGTATCCATGTACTTCCCGTTTCCCATTCCCAATCCCTTTTCCCTTCCCTTTCAAATTCcaatttacatacaaaatgCTCTGACACGACGGTTAGGGccttaaaaaattgttgccaaCGCATGCTCTCTCTCAATAGCCAATatcctttttgttgttgtcgttattgtttttggttttgtttttgcttttgtaataTACTTTTTGTTGTACAAATTTGCGCTTTGTTTTGTGAGCTTCGTTTTGTTGGGTTTTTTTGTGCAAGTTTTCATTGTGCTGTGAGGCATAAACAAATTACATGTTCCTGCACTGAGCGCAAACAGATCGAGCCTTTGTATTGTCACGCACAAAATCATGCACATTGAATTTTCCATCATCGCCATGGTCGTAACCGCGACTCTTTAGCTGCCTGTGGAGAGAGAAGAGTTTATCATTAGTTTTCGAGTTTTAGAGTAAACCGGAATTGATTAAGAAAAGTAATTAAGTTCTCTCAAACTTAAAGTCCTTCTCATCTGTCGTGTGGCCGGCAAAGTTGTGTGGCAAACTCACCTGGCGACCGCTGTGAATGCCAGCTCCACATTGAGTCCCGTCTTCGCCGATGTCTCCATGAACGGCACATTGTGCTCACGTCCAAGGCGTTCGCCATCCTCGCGCTTCACCTGCCGCTCGCTGCTGCCGCAGTCGGCCTTGTTGCCTTTAGGCCAAGtgacgagagagagagagagcgagatggAAGAGAGAGATACGTTTGAAAAGCGACAAAAGTTGCaaagtttttcacttttaatttaattaaatggccaacagctgctgctgttgcaactgcaactgcaactgaaactgCTGAGCTggctttaatcaaatttatttggcaGCCTTTTAACTCAATCTCACCTATTAAAACGATGACCACATCCTCCTGCGCGTACTCACGTATCTCGCCCAGCCAGGCGCGTATGTTGTCATAGGTGGTCTTATTGGTAACATCataaagcagcagcaatgctATTATTGGACAGCAAATGATatgatgtaaaaaaaaaagaataaggCACTCTAAATCGAATCACAGTCATTGGATCACTCACCATGGGCATCGCGATAATAGGCGTGCGTCACACTCCGGAAGCGCTCCTGTCCAGCGGTGTCCCAGATTTGCAATTTGACGCGCGTTCCATCGACGACGACAACTTTGTTCTGTGCGCCGTTGCAATTGagttatgtatgtgtttgttatgcaaaaagaaatgttgttgccaatgaaaacgcaattgttacacaaaatgcaattaatttacgAAATGTGCATGccaaagagagtgagagtgaacGTTGAATGTACGTATAAAAGACACCACGGGACGTATACTTTATTCATGTTACACAggcacattgcgtatacgcagcggTTGCCACGAACATGCAGACACACATCAAACACACTCGAAATACAGTAATACAATTACAGGTTAACATTCAGACTACAGACTACAGCAATTTTAATGATACAACTGATAAGGAAGAGCGCACGGTTTGGGCTACTCAGACAATCAgtcaatataataaatgtgtgtgtgtgtgtgcttggcaGCCATATTGACTTTATTTGactgtatatgtgtgttgtAAATTGGGCACagacaaataaaaagcaaaaagctgttagaaaaacaaatttcaagcCAAGTAAACATAAAGTCAATGCACTGCGTCAAAACATAAGATGAAATTTACTaggaatttcatttaaattttatatgtatttggtTGATGCTCTCATATTTGCCAAggttaaatttattattcgttaaatttaaacaaaatatctctcatttattatttatttactattccGTTAAGTCTAGGGTGTTTATGTTTagcaaattatgtttatttactaaataattaatgcactttttatgatttaatGATATATTAACTTGAAATATGCTTTTATTGATTTCCAGCAAATAGttggcaataaattaattaaaaattctccACCTTCGCttgatttcaataatttatttccaCAGAAATTCGCAATACCTTTGGtagacattaaataaatttgtacagTGCTTTCAATTTTTGCCGTCAaggcaacaaattgaaatgaaataaaaaggaCGATTTAACGGCGTACAAAATTTAAGGTCAGTCGGAAATCATTTAGGAGGCTTGTAcgtaaacacaaaaaaaaggaaagaaagaaGTATGTTAAGAAgttgaaaaaccaaaaaaggaCGCACTTATCCACACAAAGAGCGGCAAAAAATGACTGAGAACAAAAGGATAAGAAGAACAAGATTTagatacagatagagagaTTGGTAGACTGGTACGCAGTTAATGGGAGACATGGCAAATACTTGttgtattattgttgtttaataaattcatgTGCCATGTGAGCTCCCAGCAATTTCCACGATAATAAAGACTCTTGAAGCTGAAACAAAAACCCCAGAATAATAAGCATgataaaaacaacaccaacaacggCAAGTTAAATACGAGTAACAAGTGTACGCgagcttacacacacacatacacacacacagtgtacacacacgcacaaacacaTGCACAAAGAGACAGAACCATCAACAAGTCCTTTTCAAGTTCATatgctttttaataaatagcCCCAAGGAGCTTAACCACAGCAATGCTGGCAACTCTGGGCAAGGGTGCTACCCTTATTCCCCTGCTCCCTACTCCCCACAGACGGAGAGCGAGAGGGGAACTGGTTGAACACGATTTAAGCAGGCGGAAAAATGTTTCAGTAAAGAGCAGAGCCACATCAACTGGGAGTCATGAAAACCGCAAAGCAAACAGACAAAGAGaaacacacgcacgcacaaataaattaatatacgACAGTTAGATACCCTGTATTAAACACAAACACCAAACACATAATAGAAAGatttcaaataacaaacacttaatattaaatagatacatatgaatatttttattactgcAACACATCTGTTAACTTTAACAGCAACTGTAAAATAACATAGAAAGTTGAGAGTAGTTAACAGAAAATTGAAGttcacatttaataattgataaaCTATGTAGTTGACTTAACATTTAAACTCGCATCATATAACGTTTAACCTGACGAGATTagcacagggtataaacaCACATAGCAAGAGATATGGGGATATAGAGTTGTTTGGCTTGGGAGTCGGTTTcaggttgaggttgaggttgtGGTTGAAGCAAAGTTAAGAACGCAGGATGGGGAACACAATAAGAACATGATAAACTCaggcacacaaacacatagaGAAGATGAATGAATAAGTTGATGTGTACGCAGGTGAAAATCGTATTCTTATAGCCTTGACAACTGTTGACAGGCAAGCAGATAACAGAGACGGAGGAGGGAGAGAGGAAAACAGAAATAcacacagatagacagacataTAACAattagtaacaacaacaacagtaatattaataacaagaAGAGAGACACAaatataaagagagagagagagagagagtgagagacagaAAAAACGCTTACCCTAAAATCAATGCCAACTGTGCTCAGGAAATAGCTGGGCACATAGCGACCATCGCGAAATCGAATCAACAGCGATGTTTTGCCCACTCCCGAATCGCCCAGCATTATAACCTGGCCAACAAACCACAAGCGACAGTTACAAGTGTGTAAATgagtgagtatgtgtgtgagttaattaagaaaatacatatctatataaatatataagtcttagCTTCCAGTAGACAAAATTTGTAAGGTGAACATAACAATTTATGTGATACGAGTATAATATGATATAAGGCTTCTATACTCGCATACTCAATGCATAGCTTATGAGAGGCACCCCCAAAGACCTTAACATGCCACTTGCTACTTGCCACATGATACTTGCCATCATTTGGCATGCATAACTCTTGTGGTTTCTTTTGAAATTCGTACGTCTTTTGGCATTTGGTTTCTGAAAGTTGAGCTAAATTAGATGCTATTCCGGTGTCAGGCAATTGAAGTAGAAATGTTATTTGAATTCGACGTGCTCgaattgcagctgcagcagcagttgcattATAAATCTGCCCTTGAGCTTTCATTAGGTACgctgaatttgtttttcaatagCAAAATTTCCTAGAATTGCTCCCATTGACTTAAATCAGGGGAGATTTACATCTCAGAGTTGTAAGGGTCTTACAACACTTGAATGTGTGTTAAGTCGGCAAAACAGttgttaacttttaattaagctTTTACTGTCAACTTATCATGTAACAAGAAATTAGCTCGCTCGAAAGCTTATTGCGTCAATGTAACTGTCCAATAGTTAGCTTTAACATATAAGTTACAGCTTACAATTTAACATAACTGTTACTCTACTTTATTgctgttaaaataaataaaatatgttataggctatttccacgacagcacatttggctcatccgacgccattttcatcatccggcccgaatgtggacttcatttcagtacaaaatccggatgatgatgttggctcatccataatgaatgagccgatattttgtcattcgaccccgtgaattttagtatttttttatcgaacacgcgatgtttatcgataaactcttaaaaaaaatagcaattatcaccttaaccagctgttttcatcaataaaatcggtagacattaaatttgcgcaaattaaaatatcataataaataataaaatgttgttattgtctgctttttgtaatttgtgcacagaagccgaacagctgctttgctttgagtgtcttaacagtttcacatttggtcgtggaaagccaaaaatgagccacatccaaatgtgaccaaatgagccaaatgtgagtggtcgtggaaatagcctattaggCTGACAGTCTTTTATTGTGAATGTTAAATGTGTTTAACATAAATGTTACTGAATTTTGTACATAGTAAAAATGCTGTTAAGCTGacactttaaaattacatGTTATTATGCTCTTAAGTCTCCTACTCCACATTATAAATGGTTTCATTAATTCTACACATCATAAATGACAAGGGATCAAGGTAAACAGACCTTAAATGTTTAACAACATCAGAGAGCTCATATATAGAGATAATTTCAAAGTCCTCacctatttaaatttgtatttactaCTTAATTAACAGCTGCTGAAAGATGCTAAACATTGTGAGGGTTGGCTAACAAGCCCAACCTACTATTAGACTGTTAATTTGTGAGCCTCAACAAATAGGGCaagttatttgcatatttcaaattatcaagCAGCCGCAAAAACTTTGCCATTCAATGGTATATTCTCAgttgtttttatgtttatatagtatatatgaaTAGCGTCTGGGAACTCATGCAAATGTTATTACTACCCAGGACTTTTGCTTGCTTGGCGATAACTAAGCGGGAAGCGCtttaaaaaaacgaaataaattaaatatgcagcAGTTTCGTCTACACATTGTCTAGGAGGATGTGTTAACTTTACGAAAATTACTTAATAGGAGTAATCTTAACAAAAACTTTGCAAATTTTAGTTTAGATGCAGAGCTATATCATCAtcataaaatgttcttaaatctTAGTACAATAAGTTTAAAGAGTTCAGTTTAGAtaagattaatattttaaaagaaatatgtgCTCCTcgattttaagtttatttccTTCTGCATCAAAAAGTACTCTATACCATtgcttaacttattttttaagtgtatttaAACTTCGGTCTTGCGCACCTCGATTtacataacttttttttattattcatatttatatatttttttatgtctgCAGCTGTGTGAATGG
This genomic interval carries:
- the LOC117787929 gene encoding pre-rRNA-processing protein TSR1 homolog; the encoded protein is MADNAFHRPGPLKQTNKAHKTGRHRSKGAIDNALKGKVGLKAISHKHKQQQRKEQRRNQLNQLRKNKRDEVLQQKRQLGGQNTAPFLVCLLPMHEQIDANSALAILESCDSEIVVEKSSSGIVYMNLPRFKQRFAFVVPPVGRGNELIALDYLKVCDTTLMLTSAAFGDDEIFDRWGQRVFNMISAQGIPTPVVALMDLESINPKRRTATKQAAQKFISKLLPEEKVMQLDSAAEGLNVMRRIGGQKLRVLHNVSNRPHLFGDLVEYVPNGELGTLKITGYLRGQSLNVNGLVHIPGLGDYQLGQVDAPPDPYKLDKSREGEAAEVRLLDRSNPAKQTSLQSENIPDPMDAEQTWPTEEEIEASQKETKKIRLIKRVPKGYSEYQAAWIPDVEEVEDQEDDDDEDDDDDDMSGNEDDEDFMSCDNKSFEDECEKRDSETEEYLDSVSVSSEAALNDEKYDQQMDFQEERETMQKLQQARTDQLWPDEIDTPLDVPAHERFQKYRGLESFRTSPWDTKENLPSDYARIYQFKNFDRTKRRILTEAKEFEGVLPGLYITLHVINVPASRWSAFRSGQLTDNVIVYGMLPHEHQMCVMNVVLQRIPDSEVPLKSKEQLIVQCGYRRFVVNPIYSQHTNGDKHKFERFFRPYETVCATFYAPIQFPPAAVLAFKVNPDSTLALVARGRLLSCNPDRIVLKRVVLSGHPMRINRKSATIRYMFFYKEDVEYFKPVKLRTKCGRLGHIKESLGTHGHMKCYFDGQLRSYDTAFMYLYKRVFPKWNYEECLVRSAEHARQESSANSRRNSKQLEDVDMA